In the Gossypium arboreum isolate Shixiya-1 chromosome 10, ASM2569848v2, whole genome shotgun sequence genome, one interval contains:
- the LOC108486959 gene encoding calmodulin-binding transcription activator 2-like isoform X4 codes for MLDGQFEHIVFVHYREVKEGYRSGISCLLVDPGSQSESLQTGLAPSLTHENSPAATIQVSPTSTSKIGWNGKTSSSKFEDVDSGDDPSAVAPDQPIYGSKSCTASVEPEVAGFPESGRNPPGSWLGESNFNHNTVSGSSFWPGSHHLATNNISMLDHKLYVEQPTTSDFITKEAQVRLHDVSDAVTCGDKLINDGDVQAVGEYPEKLTQELQSQNYSGFEKVVSTSMQNEKEPKGIGKNYDEPGELKKLDSFGRWMDKEIGGDCDDSLMASDSANYWSTLNTETDDKEVSSLSCHMQLDIDSLGPSLSQEQLFSIVDFSPDWAYSGVGTKVLLVGNFLKNKELPIAAKWGCMFGEIEVSAEVLTNNVIRCQVPSHVPGRVPFYITCSNRLACSEVREFEYREKPSGFSFITAVKCTAQEEMHLQVCLAKLLHTGSGRKWLDCSVEECDKCKLKSSICSMGVASANDCIQSKEGLILNLLKQKLSQWLIHKVHEDGKGPLILDDKGQGVIHLAASLGYEWAMNPIVAAGISPNFRDAKGRTALHWASYFGREEAVIALIKLGASPGAVDDPTPSFPGGRTAADLASSRGHKGIAGYLAEADLTTHLSSLTVNQNVVGNDATTPAQEAIGTSSEVAPSNGTLDDNCSLKGSLAAVRKSVHAAALIQAAFRARSAHLRQLTKGNDDMFEISLELGILGSLNRLQKTSHFGDYLHTAASKIQQKYRGWKGRKEFLKIRNRIVKIQAHVRGHQVRKQYKKLVWSVGLVEKIILRWRRKGAGLRGFRVQTATDKTVAGIKIEDEYEFLQVGQQQKVDGIEKALARVKSMARDQEACEQYMRLTTKFGESKNSDRGSSDSSNAIVKSKR; via the exons ATGCTTGATGG GCAGTTCGAGCATATTGTTTTTGTTCATTACAGAGAAGTAAAAGAG GGGTACAGGTCTGGAATCTCCTGTTTACTAGTGGACCCAGGATCACAGAGTGAAAGCCTGCAAACTGGTTTAGCTCCTTCCCTAACACATGAAAATTCACCTGCTGCTACTATTCAGGTATCTCCCACATCAACCAGCAAAATTGGTTGGAATGGGAAAACATCATCTTCCAAATTTGAGGATGTTGACTCTGGGGATGATCCAAGTGCCGTTGCTCCTGACCAACCTATATATGGTTCCAAGTCTTGTACTGCTTCAGTGGAGCCTGAAGTTGCTG GTTTTCCAGAATCAGGGAGGAATCCTCCTGGTTCATGGCTTGGAGAATCTAATTTTAATCACAACACTGTATCTGGGTCATCTTTCTGGCCTGGCAGCCATCACTTGGCCACCAATAACATTAGCATGCTAGATCATAAGCTCTATGTTGAACAGCCTACGACATCTGACTTTATAACTAAGGAAGCACAGGTGAGACTGCATGATGTCTCAGATGCTGTAACATGTGGAGATAAGTTAATCAACGATGGAGATGTCCAAGCAGTTGGAGAATATCCGGAGAAACTAACCCAG GAGCTACAATCTCAGAATTATTCTGGTTTTGAAAAGGTAGTCTCCACTTCCATGCAAAACGAGAAGGAACCCAAAGGCATTGGTAAAAATTATGATGAACCAGGAGAGCTGAAAAAACTTGATAGCTTTGGAAGATGGATGGATAAAGAAATTGGTGGAGATTGTGATGATTCCTTGATGGCTTCTGACTCTGCCAATTATTGGAGTACACTTAACACTGAGACTGATGACAAGGAAGTGTCCAGTTTATCATGCCATATGCAGTTGGATATTGATTCCTTGGGTCCTTCTCTTTCTCAGGAACAGTTATTTAGCATTGTTGATTTCTCACCTGACTGGGCATATTCAGGTGTTGGAACAAAG GTTTTACTTGTCGGAAATTTCTTGAAAAACAAGGAGCTTCCTATTGCTGCCAAATGGGGCTGTATGTTTGGTGAAATTGAAGTTTCTGCTGAGGTTTTGACTAACAATGTTATCCGTTGTCAAGTTCCTTCTCATGTGCCTGGACGTGTTCCATTTTATATCACCTGCAGCAACAGATTGGCGTGCAGTGAGGTAAGAGAGTTTGAATATCGTGAAAAGCCATCTGGATTTTCATTTATTACAGCTGTTAAATGTACAGCACAAGAGGAAATGCACTTGCAAGTTTGTTTGGCAAAATTGTTACATACTGGCTCAGGGAGAAAGTGGTTGGATTGTTCTGTTGAGGAGTGTGATAAATGTAAGCTGAAAAGTAGCATATGTTCGATGGGTGTAGCAAGTGCAAATGATTGTATACAATCTAAAGAGGGTTTGATTCTGAATTTGCTAAAGCAAAAACTTTCTCAGTGGCTGATACACAAAGTCCATGAAGATGGCAAAGGTCCACTTATTCTGGATGACAAAGGTCAAGGAGTTATACATTTGGCTGCTTCTCTTGGTTATGAGTGGGCAATGAACCCTATAGTTGCTGCAGGCATAAGTCCTAATTTTAGAGATGCAAAAGGTAGAACGGCGCTTCACTGGGCATCATATTTTGGAAG AGAAGAAGCTGTCATTGCACTTATTAAGCTAGGTGCTTCTCCTGGTGCTGTTGATGATCCTACACCAAGTTTCCCTGGTGGAAGAACGGCTGCTGACTTGGCATCAAGTAGAGGGCACAAAGGAATAGCAGGATACCTGGCTGAAGCTGATTTGACCACCCATCTTTCTTCATTGACCGTTAACCAAAATGTGGTAGGCAATGATGCAACTACACCTGCACAAGAGGCCATTGGGACTTCTTCTGAAGTTGCTCCATCTAATGGGACATTAGATGACAATTGCTCATTGAAAGGGTCCCTTGCTGCTGTTAGAAAATCAGTTCATGCAGCTGCTCTGATCCAAGCTGCTTTTCGCGCTCGCTCAGCCCATTTAAGACAATTAACTAAAGGCAATGATGATATGTTTGAAATATCACTTGAACTAGGTATTCTTGGGTCTTTGAACAGGCTTCAGAAGACTAGTCATTTTGGAGACTATTTGCACACTGCAGCTTCAAAGATCCAACAGAAGTATCGTGGCTGgaaaggaaggaaggaatttttgaagaTACGAAATCGGATTGTGAAAATTCAG GCCCATGTGAGGGGACATCAAGTTCGCAAACAATACAAAAAGCTTGTTTGGTCTGTCGGTTTAGTTGAAAAGATAATCTTACGATGGAGGCGTAAAGGTGCTGGTCTACGAGGATTTCGGGTGCAAACTGCAACTGATAAGACAGTAGCAGGGATCAAGATAGAAGACGAATACGAATTTTTACAAGTTGGTCAACAACAAAAAGTTGATGGGATTGAGAAAGCTCTAGCAAGAGTGAAGTCCATGGCTCGTGATCAAGAAGCGTGCGAGCAGTACATGAGGCTAACTACAAAATTTGGGGAATCAAAG AATAGTGACAGAGGAAGCAGTGATAGCAGCAATGCGATTGTCAAGTCGAAGAGATAG